A genomic segment from Chitinophaga flava encodes:
- a CDS encoding SIR2 family protein has product MLADDILSSFETNGPRSYFQFETFILNLLKFHIETEKKQFAISDSIRGIADAVAENGFDDFKGKTLIEITNSITRMPMKEFVDRMLYQLSRQDDLESVKNILIVTLRTIPAPTKAKIVSQVTNTYPAIEIFIWDSQDINKIINKHRKQANSIANNLFSLRLETAVSKSLGDWKKEREERLKELSDSYDRGQFAFFLGAGVSSSAGMPDWNTLLNSLFVSYLAKELSISQEDIKQIVNRLNEVDEPSALMAARYLRKGLSKERTEMREFTKIITENLYQLRDTQREINSDLLKSISNLCMPKRTGAKVRSVVTYNFDDLLERQLKNKSIQYHSIYSENEYYHPDELPIYHVHGFLPENPNGYEGLDKSTLVFSEEGYHQIYSEAYHWSNLVQLNNLREYNCLMVGLSMTDPNLRRLLDISARNLDKPRHFSLMRRMTKEKFIYSSESKSGDKKQVIADSKSAEEFLDKHHKLNEEIMKELGVSIIWFNEFDEIPPLLNKLINNA; this is encoded by the coding sequence ATGCTCGCAGATGACATTCTTTCTAGTTTTGAAACAAATGGCCCAAGAAGTTATTTCCAGTTTGAAACATTTATTCTTAATCTACTAAAATTTCATATAGAAACTGAGAAAAAGCAATTTGCTATATCTGATAGTATAAGAGGTATTGCTGATGCTGTTGCAGAAAATGGGTTTGACGATTTCAAAGGTAAAACGCTGATAGAAATTACCAACAGCATCACTCGAATGCCAATGAAGGAATTTGTGGACCGAATGCTTTATCAACTATCAAGACAAGATGATCTAGAGAGCGTGAAAAATATTTTAATAGTAACCTTGCGAACAATTCCGGCGCCAACGAAGGCCAAAATTGTTAGCCAAGTTACAAATACATATCCAGCCATTGAAATCTTTATATGGGATTCTCAGGATATAAATAAGATCATCAATAAACATCGAAAGCAAGCAAATTCTATTGCCAATAATTTATTCTCTTTAAGGCTTGAAACTGCTGTTTCAAAGAGTTTGGGAGATTGGAAAAAAGAAAGAGAGGAACGTCTAAAAGAATTATCTGATTCATACGATAGAGGGCAATTTGCTTTTTTTTTAGGAGCAGGAGTGTCGAGCAGTGCCGGAATGCCTGATTGGAATACACTATTGAACTCCTTATTTGTGTCCTATTTGGCAAAGGAGTTATCTATTTCTCAAGAGGATATAAAACAGATAGTTAATCGCCTAAATGAAGTTGACGAACCGTCAGCTCTAATGGCAGCGAGGTACCTTAGAAAAGGACTATCAAAGGAGAGAACAGAGATGAGGGAATTTACCAAAATCATAACCGAAAACTTATATCAACTAAGAGACACACAAAGAGAAATAAATTCCGATCTGCTAAAATCAATTTCTAATCTCTGTATGCCTAAGAGAACAGGCGCAAAAGTTCGATCTGTTGTGACATATAACTTTGACGATTTGTTAGAAAGGCAATTAAAAAATAAATCAATCCAATATCACAGTATTTATTCGGAAAACGAATATTACCATCCTGATGAATTGCCAATTTATCATGTTCATGGTTTTCTGCCAGAAAATCCCAACGGCTATGAGGGACTTGATAAAAGCACTTTGGTTTTTTCAGAAGAAGGTTACCATCAGATTTATTCAGAAGCGTATCATTGGTCAAATTTGGTTCAATTAAATAATCTTCGAGAATATAATTGTCTAATGGTTGGTTTATCTATGACTGATCCCAACCTAAGAAGACTTTTAGATATTTCAGCAAGAAATTTGGATAAACCAAGGCATTTTTCGTTGATGAGACGAATGACAAAAGAAAAGTTTATTTATTCCTCTGAGTCAAAAAGTGGAGATAAAAAACAGGTTATCGCAGATTCAAAATCAGCGGAAGAGTTTTTGGACAAACACCATAAATTAAATGAGGAGATAATGAAGGAGCTTGGTGTTTCAATTATTTGGTTTAATGAATTTGATGAAATTCCACCGCTGCTGAACAAATTGATAAATAATGCGTAG